The DNA segment GTGGCAGCGGGGTGGAGGTGTTATGGTGGTGAGTTTTTCGGTGATGTCGGGATGAGGTGGTGGCGGCGTGGTGGAGTTGTTATGGTGGGGTGTTTTTCAGGTGAGGAAACAACAAAAACTTGGGTCACCGATGAAGACGGTTGTTACTGTGAAGAAACAAAGTGATTCTTTACAGTCAAGAAAAAGATTGCAGGTGGAGAGTTGGGTGGTGGTTGGAAGAGAGAAGGGAGAAGAAGAATAATAGATTATAAGGTGGGTCCCATTTTGTTTTAGTTAGATAATTAATAACATTTTTATTATTAAGGGTATTTAGGTCATTTCGCACCCacctaacaccaaaaactaaccttcatccacaccagggactatccgagaatgAAATTGTAAAAGCTGGGGACTATAACTGTAATTTTTAAAAGTttgggactaaaggtgaaaaatgggtaaaccacagggactatccgggcatttttctcttagatttatatatacatatgtatagggttaggttcatttgtgaacaacttTCTTGATAGTGAACTGTGGGAGCTAATtctagcccttgattatcaatataAAAGTCTAAATCAATGGCTAAGATTTGATCAAGATTTGATGAtaaaaatacactagtgtatatatattatgaacattaaacaattttaaatatatataaattactTTTAGATATAAGAATTAACTTCCATTTCAGTAGGGTATTCTAGTCAATTAGCCAACACttaacataaaaaaaacaaaccaaaTTAGCCATTTTGATGAAAAAATATTATGAAATGCAAACTTCAGGGCTAGATTTGTTATAAACTAGACTTTTGAACTAGACTAGTTAAAATGTACAAACTTCAGTTAGTTCTTTTTATTCTTGCTCGAGGTAGATGATGTAAAATTTTCATGTTAGGGGATGACCATAAGACCTTCCAAAATAAGAAACTTAAAAAGCACTTAAAAACACATCTAGTAAGCTATCACATCATAAAAAATCCATACAGGTCCCACCACTAATATTAACATGTTTTAAAACAACTTTTAAAATCAATCATCACAAATAGTATAAATAGATGACGTGACAAAAACTTGAAAAACATCCTAAAAATGGCTTATTGAAAATGCTCTTAGACCTAAGCATTTTGTGTAATAAATTGAGTATACCAAATGTTTGATAAAAATGCATTGGTTAACTAGATCTGATTCTTCTAAAAACGGTCATAGCAAAAATTTGTGCTCACTCAAACTTATATTGTTGGCTTAGACGCTTCAAACAATCGTATCAAACATGAACACGTGATATTTTAGGATAAACCCGCGAACCTTTCTATTCAATCAAACGAACATACTAACTTACAAAAAAAGGGACAAATAAAACAATAACTTAGATCCATATTTATAGCCTATTAAACTTTCACTCCAAGACAAATAAGCATTTCCTAAACCTATTACAATACCAATTAACTAAAATAAACCAAACTTTAATAAAAACTAGGGAATATttcacagaatagtaaccaagttttaaaagtgttctaattaggtcattAATGTCGTTTTTGTCCCAaatagataacttaacattcaaatcgagccaTGTCCTTTTTCCacatgtcaagaaaaaaatgaagcATAAGATGCTAGGgtcgaattattttaatatatgaaattatatttattaaaaataaaaaccatttaaatacattaaaaattaaaaaaaaacaagttacaatccacgtcatcactcggcgttagcatcaaataaaagagaaaaaagaaacaaaaatccacatcaccacggttacctatgaaattgatgaaaaaacccttaattttaatgaagaatggatgttgagtgacctgattggaacacttttaaaacttgagtgacttaattagaacacttttaaaacttgagtGACTTAATtgaaacacttttaaaacttgattaCTAATCTACAAAGTTACCCCTAAAAACTAATTAAATCAATCGTTCACTTTGACCCTTCATCCTTCAATTCATACGCGTTTTAGATCAACTTGCAACATATATCAACTCCTACAATTCATCATATATTGATTTAAGGTACCATGCATATAAGCTACAAGTGATTTAACAAACTCCTACAATTAACTTACATACTGAcgaaaaaataaaatattgtCATCATGTAAGCTATATATTAAGTTAAATGTTTATATGCAATTAACTGTGTGGGAATTAAAGAACATGATCAACCCAGTTAATTCTTTTTATAAATATCTTGTGTTCTAATTTTTAATGTAAATTTATAGTATCCTATTCAACAAATGTGAATAAAACACAAAACAACCAGAGATTAAAACTAATTACCTTCTGAAACCACATGTCACAACACCTACTCAAATATATTTTCGTTTCTTTCTGGAGCTCTAACAAAATTCCAGAACACCAAGTTAAAACAACAAAATATCAAATTTCATTTTCTGGGAAACTATCCCTTAATTTTCTTATTTCCACCATTCAATTTATGGGATTTCCTTTTCTTCGAAGAACGTTTCTTCAAACCATCTTCTTCACCAGCCGGTTCTTGCCCTTGACCCACAACCTCCATTAAAGACTCGTCCTTCGGGTCATCTACAACACCCGTTTCTGGTTCTGTTTCTGTTTCTGGTTCAACAATCGACATCCCATTAAGTGTGTAATCCAACAGGAACGTGCTCCGTTCCAATCTGTCTATCCTGCTGTAATGCCTCTGAGAATACGGTATCAGTCCTTCTAGAAGCTCTCCAACACCTTTCatctatataaaaaatataaaatttgctaaaaaaggtaaaaaaaacaCCATGTCATTCATTCTGTAATGAAGTGGTTATACGGTAAATAGTACCTCAACTATCTCTGTTGGTGAAAGGATACTGAAAACCTGAAAAAGCACAAATTGGGCAACGTGGCAAAGCTTCGGTTTCGTGTTCCATTCCCGTACATACTCTAATAATAAACGATATTCGTCCGTGCTAAGAACACCAAGAGCCGATTTCACTTGATTTTTAGCATCTTCACTCCTgcatattttttgatttttttaaaatacAGAAATTTTATTGTATGGAAGTGAGAAATTATTGAACTATTAACCTGCAAAGTGCACCGAATAACTCGAACAGTTTGTGCGGTCTACGAAGCTCGAATGCAAGATGTATTGCTTTGGTGTAATTGGCATCTAATACAGCATTTTCCAGCTCTTGGCCTTTTAATACACTTTCCTCCTGCAGATTATTTTTTTAAGTTgaattaaaatttgaaaaatgcaAGAATAACGACGAACTTTCCAGATATGTTACCTCTTTCCGGAATGCATCCTCTTTATCTGCAGCAGTAGAATCATGCCAAAGGTTTATCACAGCATCACTGCCACCTGTCGCCAACATTTCGGTTTTCTTCCCCACAGAAAGGGCCCACACCTTGTCCTCGTGTTGATCATAAGTTGCAACACATTCGTTTGTCTTAACGGTCCAGAGCTTTAGCAAACCGTCGGCACCTACATAAAAAGAAATAATATTTATGGGTCGTCACAAGTTTACACTTTAGGTTTGCATGAAAGAAAATAAAATGTTTTCCGTACCACAAGAAACAAACTGAGCACCGCGAGTGAGAAATTGAACTTTAAAAACACTGGATGTGTGACcttcaaatgtttttaaacaagaACCGTCTGATATGGCCCAGATCTTTATAGTCTTGTCTCCAGAGGCAGTTATTACACACTGATCGACTGGTGAAAACTCTACAGACCAGATTCCTCTTTTGTGGCCTCTGAGTACAACACCAGGTGTTAAATCTGGAAGTTTCCAGATACGAGCGGTACGATCCTGGGACCCACTACAAATAAGACTGTCATTCGGTGCAACAGCAAGAGCATTAATGTCCTTATCATGGGCTGCAGTGGCTGCTTTAGTTTTCAAAGTAAATGCATCGTTCACATCATCGGATAGGTCATCTAAACTCCATAACTTCAGAGTGAGATcactaaacaataaaaaaaatacattaataatttaaaaaaaaatcaccaTAAGAAAAACTGTAAATGAACAAATTCAATAAGCTATACCTGCTACCACTAACAAAAAAATTATGTAATTTCTTTGCAAAGGAAACTGCTCCAATCCCGCCCATGTGACCTTTTCCAACCCCGATGCAACATCGACTGTCAGAATCCCATAATCTTACCTGTAAAGTAAAAGGAAATTAGACGGTGACTTGATAAAAAttactaaataaataaaagtaacaATTAAGTACACaaaaaacataaagaaaaagAGAGCTCACAGTGTTATCTTTGCTCCCCGTAACAATTAATGTTCTTCCAGAGCTTGTTGTACACGTATCTAAACATAATACAATGTCGGTGTGGCCTGCCAAAACGTACGAACATGACATCGAGCCAAGATCATACACTCGCACCTGCAACAATGCAAACATTAGAAtacaaaaataaagaaaaaaattcaaatttcataTAAATAACCAAACGTCTAATAACAGTTTACTGAATTGCCTGTTCAACACTTGTAGCGACAGCAAGAAACTGTTCTTCAACACCCACGAACTTCATATCCACTATCTCCTCATTGTATCCTACAAGTCTTTTGTTAAGATTCAACTGAAAACGTCCTTCTTGCGATTCGATTGGAGAATAAAAAAGAAATTCTTGGTCAGCAGTGACACATAGCAACCCTTGACCAGATGGCAACATCACCGCTGATGTGAAACCTCTTTTAGCTTCCTCTTCGTCGTCTTTGCTTACTGTAACATCTGAAGATGCTTGCTGAAATAAGCAGACCGCACTGCTTGCAAGATCGAAACTTGTAAATAAAAACACCGTGCATGATATGACTGATTTACTTCAATACAAGTTCTTACCCATGGGAATTCCATATTCGTACAATTCCATGTTCGCCAACAGTGAGAAATTGAACGGCTGACTTGTCCCCGGTTTTCTTGCTCTGCAGACACAAAGCAAAAGAAGTTGTGGTGCCAATAACACATACGGCTTCAATTGCTTCATTGGTAGGTATACTCTTTGTGCAGCTGTAGTCATGAAGGTTCCACATGTTTACAACCTAAAGTTATCGATACATTAGATGAAGGGTTAACCGTACAATACTTGCAAACTAAagcaaaaacaaataaaacatcaACTAATAATTAGTAATTAAGAAATAAAAATACCTGATCTCTGCCACCACTCAACAAGGTCCCTCCATCTTCTGTTATTGCAACGGTTGTCACAGATGAACGATGTCTTTCTAAGGTTGCAACACATTTCTTGCTTATTAGATCCCAAACGCGTACAGTTGTATCATCAGATCCAGAATAAAGCTAAAAGTGAAAACGATGTTATAATCACAGTACACTGTTTACTGATAGCATATGAGTGTAAATCATGAAACCGTACCAGCCAACGAGTTGGGTCAGGATGAAAAATAACACTCGTCACAACCCCTTTATGACCCTTAAAGGAATGTGTACAGAAATGCCCTTCAACATCCCATACATTTACTTTGCCATCTGCTCCAGCAGTTGCCAGCAATTCACTTTCACCGTAAGCGTGACATGTCATCGCCATTATTGGACCCTGATGACCACCCTGCATAACtcaacaaaaaaataaataaatgttaaAAGCAACAAAATGGGCTCATTTAGATACCagcaaataaaaatataaacttaATTACCTTCCAAGAATGCAAGCATTTAAGTGAAGAAAGATCCCACATACTAATTTGACGGCTGTGACTGGCGCTAAAGAGGAATTTGTCATCGTGGCTAAGAGCAATAGCTGTAACAGACTCCGAATCTCCTTCAATAGTGGATTTAATGGAAGCATTTGAAGAATCAACTATGGTGATGGTGTCATTGCAGGCACAAGCAATGAATGATCCATCTGAAGAAACTGCGTACGGTCCGCCTGAGTAAAACTGTTGCAAGGACTGAACACAGCGGTAGTTCTTTTTCAAAGTAACTGAAGCCATACTTTCGCTGTAAATGACTTAAAACCGATAAACCCTGAACATAAACAAGTTAGAATACAAAGCAACAATTACTTCATTCAGCAAACGAATCGAATACATCAAAACTTAAAACAATAACCTAGtgaaaccaaaccaaaccaattaCCATTCACCATTTGTTCGTTAACCCTAATAGCAAAACCATATGAAAATGATTTACTACCGTTAAACCTAACTGCTGATTAAAGGCCTACCAAAGGCGGCCGTGAAGGACAGCTATATAAAATTCTGACTACTTAACGTATGAAAACGATTTACTACCGCCAAAATTCATTTGTTAGCTCTTGAAAAATTAGAACACAATTTTTTATATAGCTTAACCATTGAATCGAGCCCTTAACACCTATCAGCACCTGAGCTATGTGAACACGGCAAAAGTGTCGAATTGGATTAAACGAACGACGTAACGCGATTACTGAACCCAAATACTACATGTTTATAAGCAAGTTAAACAACATGCCTAAATTCATCAAATGATACGGCGCGTTACGCGGTTAATTAACAGAGGTTTAATAACACAAATGACACTACCCTAACACAATTGAAAGAAGCTCAGTAACAGTAACCAaagcaataataataataacctaATGAACTCAAAGCAATTACCTTGTTCTCGTTAAACACTAATAATAGCAAAACCGTAAAAAAAACTAGTTCCAAATTCTTAGTTAAGATTAGTGATGAATCGTTAAACAAAATGCGTATTATTCGGAGAAtgaaacaagatatatatcaacaAACTGAAGAAGAAACAATCAAATAAGCAGGAGAGACGGTGAAGGAAAGCGGAGAAGCAATTACCTTAGTGAACTACCAGAGACGAAGAGAGGCAGTTGCGTTTTCTTCAACCCTAAATCAATTAGATGGGAGCAGGGGACGGCGGCGGGGTGACGGACGACGGGGGTGAGGGAGCCGGAACCGGCGTCTGGGGCTGTGGAGTTGAagggaattagggttttgaagaagAGATCTTATTTTTATTGATTTTGTATATGAAGGATACGGGCGAGACTAGGGTTTTAGAGCATTTCACAGTAGATTCTCTTTTGTCTGTCTAATTTATAATGGTCTGGTTTATTCGTGCACgtcatttgtctttttgcacgCCTAAAGCGTCGCGCTATGGTCACATAGGGGCGTTTAGGGCTTACAAGGactccttgtctgttgaccaagcCCTAAACGCCCCTCTGTGGCCATAGCGCAGCGTTTTGGgtgtgcaaaaagacaaatggCGTGTTGCAGTGGAGtttgtgttgtttttttttttttttgggaaatatgtGAGATGTGAGTTAGTTTGGTAGTGTTTTTTGTAGGAAAAAATTGTATTtgagttttattattattataaaatat comes from the Helianthus annuus cultivar XRQ/B chromosome 4, HanXRQr2.0-SUNRISE, whole genome shotgun sequence genome and includes:
- the LOC110937141 gene encoding transducin beta-like protein 3, which codes for MASVTLKKNYRCVQSLQQFYSGGPYAVSSDGSFIACACNDTITIVDSSNASIKSTIEGDSESVTAIALSHDDKFLFSASHSRQISMWDLSSLKCLHSWKGGHQGPIMAMTCHAYGESELLATAGADGKVNVWDVEGHFCTHSFKGHKGVVTSVIFHPDPTRWLLYSGSDDTTVRVWDLISKKCVATLERHRSSVTTVAITEDGGTLLSGGRDQVVNMWNLHDYSCTKSIPTNEAIEAVCVIGTTTSFALCLQSKKTGDKSAVQFLTVGEHGIVRIWNSHGAVCLFQQASSDVTVSKDDEEEAKRGFTSAVMLPSGQGLLCVTADQEFLFYSPIESQEGRFQLNLNKRLVGYNEEIVDMKFVGVEEQFLAVATSVEQVRVYDLGSMSCSYVLAGHTDIVLCLDTCTTSSGRTLIVTGSKDNTVRLWDSDSRCCIGVGKGHMGGIGAVSFAKKLHNFFVSGSSDLTLKLWSLDDLSDDVNDAFTLKTKAATAAHDKDINALAVAPNDSLICSGSQDRTARIWKLPDLTPGVVLRGHKRGIWSVEFSPVDQCVITASGDKTIKIWAISDGSCLKTFEGHTSSVFKVQFLTRGAQFVSCGADGLLKLWTVKTNECVATYDQHEDKVWALSVGKKTEMLATGGSDAVINLWHDSTAADKEDAFRKEEESVLKGQELENAVLDANYTKAIHLAFELRRPHKLFELFGALCRSEDAKNQVKSALGVLSTDEYRLLLEYVREWNTKPKLCHVAQFVLFQVFSILSPTEIVEMKGVGELLEGLIPYSQRHYSRIDRLERSTFLLDYTLNGMSIVEPETETEPETGVVDDPKDESLMEVVGQGQEPAGEEDGLKKRSSKKRKSHKLNGGNKKIKG